The Flavobacteriales bacterium genome contains the following window.
GATGTTCACTTCCACGGCCAGTTGGCCGTTCTCGTGGTAGTACTTCTGCACGCCGTCGCGCACCCCGTAATCGTTGAAGACGAAATCCTGCTGAGGCTCACCGTTGGGGTGCCAGCGCCTGAAGTTGCCGGTGTTGCGGTCAAGGTCCCAGTTGCCTTCTTCCTCCAACTGGCCGTTCTCGTACCACACTTTGTACTCGCCGCGCGGACGGCCCATGTCGTACGTGATCTCGCTCATGAGCTTACCACTGGGCCAATAGCGGTGCCAGGTGCCCGTGCGTTTGTTGCTGGTGTAGCGGCCTTCCTCTATCAAAGCACCGTCGGCATAGCCGGGCTTGGAGGGTATGGGGGCGGTGATGCGCCAATGGCCCTGTTTGCGGCCTTCGGCATCCACCCGGTTCAGGGTGTCTTCCTGGGTCTGGTGGAACATGACCCCGTCACCGGCGAAGGCCATGACGGGCAGGGCGCACTGGGCAACCAGTGTGAGCGTACGGAGGAGCGGGGAGCGCATCTGTCGGGCGGAAAAACGCCCGTCGATACGGAAGGCCGGCCTCAGGGGTTACCGGACAGCATGGGCTTCAGGTGCTTCGTCATCTCGTCCACCATGGCGCGGAGGTCGAACTGCGGTTTCCAACCCCAATCCGCGCGTGCAGCGCTGTCATCGATGCTGCGCGGCCCCCTATCGGCGATGGCCTGGCGGTGGTCCGGGGCATAGCTCATCTTGAACCCTGGGATGTGCCGTGCGACTTCCTCCGCGATGGGAGCGTTGCCCATGTGCTGGATGTTCATCGGAAGCCTCGCTGCGGCCCAGCTCGCCACCCCTGCTTTGCTTGTCCGACTGGCCGCGCCACAGGCAATGTCACCGGGGATGCAAATCCCGGAGCGACGATCTCCAAAACAGGACACTTCTTCAGGCAAGCTAAGTTCGGACGCTTCTGCACCATACGGTGGAAATGCTCACGACCAGGAATGCTCCATTCTCGCGCTTGGCCATTGTGGCCGTGATGACGATCGTAGTGACCTGGACCTGCCTCAAGGCACAGCCATGGCAGGATATCATCTCGTGGGACGCGTTCGGCTACTATCTGTACCTACCTGCGGGTCTTCTGCACCATGACATCGCACTGATGGACATGTCGTGGTTCGAAGATGTGTTCCGGACCTACGAGCCATCTGGCACGGTTTATCAGATCAACGCCGTCGAGGATGGTGGCCATGCCATAAAGTACTCGATGGGTCTGGCGATCCTATGGGCTCCCTTCTTCGCCTTGGGTCATCTGATGGCACAGTTCACGGGGTACCCCGCCGACGGTTTTTCCAGGCCTTACGAGATTGCGATGTTGTTCGCCACCTGGAGCTACCTCCTCCTCGGGCTGATCTGGTCCCGCTTAGCGCTCTTGAATTTCTTCAACGACCGGTCGATCGCACTGACGATCTGCCTGCTGGTTCTGGGCACCAACGTGTTCGACCAGTCGGTTTTCCACATGATGATGCCGCACATATTCCTGTTCACACTTTTCGCCGGCATACTTCATTACACGATACGGTGGGAGCGCGACGGGCGGACACGCCATCTTATTGTGATCGCACTGCTCATCGGTCTGTCCGCTCTGGTCCGGCCAACCGCCATCGTGGTCGTGGTGATCCCGCTGTTCTGGGGGTGGAGCACCGACAAAGTCCCGATGGTGATCGAACTCCTACGCAAGCATCCACTGCGACTTCTGATTGCCTGCGTGGTGATCGGCGTCGTCTGCCTGCCGCAGCTGCTCTATTGGAAGAAGGTCACCGGCGGCTTCTTCTACATGGGCTACAGGAATCCAGGGGAGGGTTTCGATCTCGGGAGCCCGCACATTGGCCAGGTGTTGTTCAGTTTCCGCAAGGGGTGGCTGCTGTACACTCCCCTCATGGTCTGCGCTCTCCTGGGTTTTGCACTGCTCCGGGGGCATGCGGCACGCGGATTTCGCGCCATTGTGGTCTTCTGTTTGGTACATCTGTACATCGTGTCCAGTTGGTCATGCTGGTGGTATGCAGACAGCTTCGGGCACCGGGCTATGCTGGAATCATACGCGTTCCTGTTGATGCCCCTATGCGCCTTCGTGTCCAGATCGCTGGTCGCGCGTATGGAGATCAAGTGTGCGGCGTTGGTCGGTTTCGGGGCGTTCGTGGTGCTCAACCTGTTCCAGACCTGGCAGTGCTCGGAGGGCATTCTGCACTCCTCCCGAATGACCCGGAAGGCGTATACGATGGTCTTCGGAGAACGGGAGAAGCCTCCTGGGCTGGAGGAGGCACTGCTGGTGCAGCGCGCCTATGATGGCAGCATGGATCCGCCGGACCTGTCGCGCTACATCGCCCTGCCGGTCGTGGTCAAGAACTATGACGCACCTGAAGGCAACATTCCGGCTGACCAGCTCACGGATACGGTCAAACACGGCGGCGCTCGTTCGTTGTTCATCGATCCGAAGGTCGGCTGGTCGCCGAGCGTCGCAATGACATACTCCGACCTCACCTCAAGGGACCATCTATGGGTGCGGTTCACCTTGCACGTATACGTTCCACCGGGCAGTCCGCCCGTCGATTGCGCCTTGGCGGTTTGCATGGAACATCGTGCACAGAAGTATGGGGACCGGGTGAGACCCATTGCACCGGAAGAACTGGTCCCGGGTCAGTGGAACGAGGTGTCCATGTGGTTCCTTACCCCTGCGGTCCGCAACGGCGATGACCTACTGTACGGCTACCTCTGGTTGCGCGACACGCTCCCTGTATGGATCGATGATGCGCGAATCGAGCCGTTCGAGCGCAAGGAATAGAAAAGCGACCTCAGTGCCAGTGATCACTGTGCATCTGCCCCGCGGGAATGTGGGACACGCCCTTCAGGCACTGGTGGAAGCATCCACCCGCAACATGGGCTTCAGATGTTCCATCATCTCATCCACCATGGCGCGGAGGTCGAACTGCGGTTTCCAACCCCAATCCGCGCGTGCGGCGCTGTCATCGATGCTGCGCGGCCAGCTGTCCGCAATGGCCTGGCGGTGGTCCGGGGCATAGCTCATCTTGAACCCTGGGATGTGCCGTGCGACTTCCTCCGCGATCTGCTTCGGGCTGAAGCTGAACCCGGCCAGGTTGTACCCGCTGCGGATCTTCACCTTTTCGGGCGGGGCTTCCATCAGGTCGATGGTGGCGCGGATGGCATCGGGCATGTACATCATCGGCAGGGTGGTTTCCGGCCCGAGGAAGCTGGTGTACGCACCGGTCTTGATGGCCTCGTGGAAGATGTGCACGGCATAGTCCGTGGTGCCCCCGCCGGGTGCGCTCTTCCAACCGATGAGGCCGGGATAGCGGATGCTGCGGACATCAACACCGTATCGCCTGTGGTAATACGCGCACCACTGTTCACCGGCCTGCTTGCTGATGCCGTACACCGTGCTCGGCTCCGCAATGGTGTGCTGGGGCGTGGCGTCTTTGGGGGTGGTGGGCCCGAACACGGCGATGCTGCTGGGCCAATAGACCTTCTTGATCTTGCCTTCGCGCGCCAGTTCCAGCACAATGAACAGGCTCTCCATGTTGAGCTTCCATGCAAAGGCCGGGTCCTTCTCGGCCGTGGCGCTCAGCAGAGCGGCGAGCAGATAGACTTCCGTGATCCCGTGCTTGTCGATGACGCGCTCGATCCCGCGGCGGTCCATGGCATCCACCATGGCGAACGGGCCGGCCTGCTTGGCCCCGCCGTCGCGGGATGGGGACACTTGCGGCTCTTTGATGTCGCTGGCCACCACGTTGTCCGTGCCGAAACGGGCGCGCAGGCCCTCCACGAGTTCGGTACCGATCTGGCCGCTGGAGCCGATGACGAGGATCTTCTTCATCGCTGGAAGTTGGTGCGGCCAAAGCTAAACGGGGCCTCAGGCCAGCATCGGCCCTGCCCTACTTTCGCAGCGAATGGACGGCCCGGACACCCATCACCTGCGCAACCTGCTGGCACCCGAACTGCTTCGGAAGCGGCTGGAGAGCGAGACCGCCCCGCGCACCACGCTGTCGTTCTACCGGTACGTGCGGCTCCGCGAAGTGGAGGCGCTCCGGCACCACCTCTACATGGAATGGGAACGCCTGGGTGTGCTCGGCCGCATCTACTTGGCGCCCGAGGGGATCAACGCGCAAGTAAGCGTTCCCTCGCACCGGCTCCAGGACTTCCGCAAGGCCCTTGACGTGCGTCCGGAATTCGCCGGAGTCCCTTGGAAGATCGCTGTGGAAGATGACGGCAAGAGCTTCCTGAAGCTGGCCATCAAGGTGAAGAAGAAGATCGTGGCGGACGGCCTGGCCGATGACGACTTCGACGTGACCAACGTGGGTGCCCATCTCGACGCCGCCACCTTCAACCGGAAGATGGCCGAGGGCGCGGTGGTCATCGACATGCGCAACAACTACGAGTGCGCGATCGGCCACTTCGAGGGGGCGTACTTGCCCAAGGCGGACAATTTCCGTGGCGCGATCGATGAGGTGGTGGATATGCTCCGCTCAAGGGAACCGCAAGCATCGGATCAGGGCACCCGTACCGTCGACCCACCGGGTCGACACGCCGTCGAGCACGAGGTATTGCTTTACTGCACGGGCGGCATCCGCTGCGAAAAGGCCAGTGCCTACCTGAAACACCAGGGCTTCACCAGGGTGGGACAGTTGCACGGCGGCATCATCGACTATGCGCGGCAGATCAAAGCGCAGGGCCTGCCCAGCAAGTACAAAGGCCAGAACTTCGTGTTCGACGAGCGGCTGGCGGAGCGCATCACGAATGAAGTGGTGGGCCGCTGCATGCAGTGCGGCCAACCGAGCGACCGCATCGCCAACTGCATGGAGGCCAGCTGCAACGTAATGCTGGTGCAGTGCGAGGCCTGCGCCACCAAGTACCACGATTGCTGCTCGCCCAGCTGCCGCGAGATACACGACCTGCCCCAAGCCGTGCAGCGTGAATGGCGCAAAGGGCGGGTGACGCGCAGTACATGGCAGAAAGCCATTGGCGACGGCGTGGCGTGGCAAGCCCACATACAGCAAGAGGAAACACGGCTGTGCACCGAGGGTACACTTCATCCTGAATTGACGAAGCTCATATCGGAACACCTGTACGGGCGCGAATTTTCGCGTCCTCACCAATAGCGCAACAGGCGGGACGCCTGTTGGACCCCATGCCCATCTACCACTCCCTCGGCAAGATCCCGCACAAGCGGCACACCGTGTTCAAGAACGGGAAGGACCGCTACTTCTACGAGCAGCTCTTCGGCACCATCGGCTTCGATGGCATGAGCACCCTGAGCTACCACGTGCACCGCCCCACCATGGTGAAGGAGCTGCGCAAGCCCAAGGACGTCACGCCGAAGATCGCCATCGAGAAGAACATGCGCTCGCTGCGGCTGCACGGCTTCAAGACCAAGCCCGAGAAGGACCACCTGGCCGCACGCAAGACCATGCTGGTGAACAGCGACTGCGCCATCGTGCTCGCCGCGCCGCAGGCCAAGAGCGTGGACTACTTCTACAAGAACGCCGACTGCGATGAGATGATCTTCGTGCACAAGGGCAGCGGCACCCTGCGCACCTTCCTGGGCAACATCGACTTCAAGTACGGCGACTACCTGATGATCCCCCGCGGGATGATCTACACCATGGAGTTCACCGACAGCGACAACCGCCTGTTCATCGTGGAGAGCCACCGCCCCATGTACACACCCAAGCGCTACCGCAACTACTTCGGCCAGCTGCTGGAGCACTCGCCGTTCTGCGAGCGCGACATCCGTCGCCCGAAGAAACTGGAGACGCACGATGAGAAGGGCGACTTCGTGATCAAGGTGAAGAAGCAGAACATGCTGCACGAGCTGGTGTACGCCAGCCACCCCTTCGACGTGGTGGGCTGGGACGGCTACAACTACCCCTACGCCTTCAGCATCCACGACTTCGAGCCCATCACCGGCCGCGTCCACCAGCCGCCGCCCGTACACCAGACCTTCGAGACCGACGCCTTCGTGGTGTGCAGCTTCTGCCCGCGCCTCTACGACTACCACCCGCAGGCCATCCCCGCGCCGTACAACCACAGCAACATCGACAGCGACGAGGTGCTGTACTACGTGGACGGCGACTTCATGAGCCGCAACGACATCGGCCCGGGCCACATCAGTTTGCACCCCGCCGGCATCCCGCACGGTCCGCACCCCGGCGCCATGGAGCGCAGCATCGGCAAGAAAGTGACCGACGAGCTCGCCGTGATGGTGGACACCTTCAAGCCCCTGATGGTGACCGAGGAGTGCTTGAAGATCGATGACGGGAAGTACTGGAACAGCTGGGTGGAGTGAGTGTGGATGCGTTGGACGTGTCGGCTCGAAGACTCACCGTCGCGCTCTCCGCTCATACTCTAGACTTGCCCGCCTCGAAGATGGAGATCTTCGAGGCGGGCAAGTCTAGAGTATGAGCGGAAAGCCCGACCCGAGGCATTTGCGAGGGACACGCCCCAATGACCTTCCTCATCCACCGCCCCGCAAAATGTCCGAACTTTGAAGCACGGACCAAAACCAGCAACCCATGAGGAACTTGCTCATTGCACTTTCGACCTTGGTGGCCTTGGCCTCTTCTGCCCAAGACAAGACGGAGTTGTTCGTATCCATCCCTTGCCGTGTCCCGGCGGATCAGGTCACCTTCGTGTACAACGCGGAAAACCAGGTCCTGAGCGGGTATCCGGTGCGGATCGCCACCATGAAGAAGACGACGACCCGCCGTTCGTTCAATGACCTCACCGAGCGGGAGCGCAACCGTCTTCAAAAACAGGCTCGCCGTGCACATGCCTGCGAGATCGTGGTCATCGACAGGTACCAGCGCCCTCCCGGCTCGACGGTCGTGACCGCGGAGATGGAGGCGCGCATGCAGCAGGAGATCCAATTCTACATGGTGCAGCGTAGACGGCCCTGTCCCGAATGCCCGACCGCAAGTAACTGAACAAGAACCCGATCATCCGATCGACACATCGAACGACCAATGGCAAGCGGACTGAAAGACGTCGACTACGGCCTGGAGAAGATCATGAAGGATGCCGAGGACTTCCTTCCCCTCTGGGGCACCGACTACGTGGAGCTCTACGTGGGCAATGCGAAGCAGAGCGCGCACTACTACAAGACCGCCTGGGGCTTCCAGAGCCTGGCCTATGCGGGCCTGGAGACCGGCGTGAAGGACCGCACGAGCTATGTGCTGGTGCAGGACAAGATCCGCTTGGTGCTCACCACGCCGATGACACCGGACAGCCCGATCAACGAGCACCTGCGCAAGCATGGTGATGGCGTGAAGGTGATCGCCCTGTGGGTGCCCGATGCGCGCAAGGCCTGGGAGGAGACCACCAAACGCGGCGCGAAGAGCTTCATGGAGCCGGTGCGCGAGGAGGATGAGCACGGCTACGTGGTGAAGAGCGGCATCCACACCTACGGAGAAACGGTGCACATCTTCGTGGAGCGCAACGAGTACAAAGGCCCCTTCATGCCCGGCTACAAGGCCTGGAAGAGCCACTACAATCCCACGCCTGTTGGCCTCAAGTTCATCGACCACATGGTGGGCAACGTGGGCTGGGGCGAGATGAACACCTGGGTGGACTTCTACGCCCGCGTGATGGGCTTCGCGCAGTTGGTGAGCTTCGACGACAAGGACATCAGCACCGAGTACACCGCGCTGATGAGCAAGGTGATGAGCAACGGCAACGGCCGCATCAAGTTCCCGATCAACGAGCCGGCCGAAGGCAAGAAAAAGAGCCAGATCGAGGAGTACATCGACTTCTACCACGGCGCCGGTGTGCAGCACATCGCCGTGGCCACCAACAACATCATCGAGACGGTGAGCGCGCTGAAGGACCGCGGCGTGGAGTTCCTCTACGTGCCGCCCAGCTACTACGACACCGTGATGGACCGCGTGGGCGAGATCGACGAGGACCTGGCGGTGCTGAAGCAGCACGGCGTGCTGGTGGACCGGGACGACGAGGGCTACCTGCTGCGGCTCTTCACCAAGCCGGTGCTGGACCGTCCCACGATGTTCTTCGAGATCATCCAGCGCAAGGGCGCCAAGAGCTTCGGCAAGGGCAACTTCAAGGCGTTGTTCGAGGCGATCGAGCGGGAGCAGGAGAATAGAGGGACGCTGTAGGTGACCCTGAGATCACACATGCGAGGGGCGTCCAGTGGGCGCCCTTCGTCATTTCATTAGCACGAAGCGTCCTGTTCCGAACTGCCCGCCTGAACCGCTGAGCGTATAGGTGAACACACCAGGCGGGATGGTACCGGTGGCATATTGAAGCCCTGGCACAAGCCTTTGCCTCAGGACCATTCTTCCATCCATCGCATGGATCGTCACATGCATTGGTGTGTCCGCGATCAAGCTGAAACCGCCATCCGGTGCCACATGGAGGGCAGGCCTCATCCCGCTTGCTGCTTCAACTCCATCGTCAACACCCAATGCCCCTGGCAAGGGACAATAATGCACAGACCAGAGCACGTCCACTTCGTTGCGTTTGTAGCACCATAAATGGGCGCCATCCCCGTAGTACTGCGGTAGCTCATGTGTGATGCCGGTCGTACTTCCCACGCCTTCAATGAAGTCGTGCAGGACCTCCCCCCATAGCGTCGTGGACAAACCCCACCGCCGATGGAAAACTCCATCGTTGAGTTGCACACTGTCCAAAGAAACAATTATCGTAGGTGTGGGTGGCCAGCCGAGCAGACCGAAGTCAAAGTAGTCGTGGATGGTATCGCCGAGCTCCAGGTTGTAGTCGTACAAAAGGCGGTCCGATTGGAGGACATGGTCGTACTGAAACACCAGGCTGGCAACCGTATCCTCGCGCAGACAGAGGTTGGTGATCGTGGTCGCGGGTATCACGTAGTAGCCTGGTGGGCAGAAGGGAGGGCCATCGATATCCGCAATGGTCCGGTAACCGAACCGGGCATATGTCGCCCCGTTGATGACCGTATCGCCATCAATGAACCAATTCCTTGCTGAGACCCAGCCACAGATTGTCGGAGATTCGTACACTGCAACGTCCCAGCTCGCTTCTGGACGCAGCAAAAGCTGATGACCCTGGCCGATACTCAGCAGTGGTAATATGGCAGTGTATGCCAGCAAACTTATGTGCGTTGCTTCCATGGTCATTCGATCACAAGTTTGCCTCCCGCAAGCCACCGGCTACCACTGCTTAAATGTACATGGTACAAGCCGGGGGAGACAGATGAAAGTGGAAACCAGAAATGGGAAACGCCCATAGGCACCGGCTGCTGCTCCACCAGCCTGCTGGCCCAAACGCCGGAAGCCTTCAACTACCAAGGCGTGGCCCGCGATGCCGGCGGTGATGCCTTGGCGAACACCACGATCGGGGTGCAATTCCAGCTACACCAGGGCACGGCCGTGGGCACCGTGGTGTATTCCGAGACGCACAGCCCCACCACCAACGACCTGGGCCTCTTCTCGCTGGAAGTGGGCAATGGCACTCCGGGCACGGGCACCTTCGCGGCCATCGACTGGAGCGCCGGCCCCTACTTCCTGGAGGTGGGGATGGACCCTGCGGGCGGCAGCAGCTATACCAGCGTAGGTACGCAGCAATTGCTCAGCGTACCCTATGCCTTGCACGCCAAGACCGCCGACATGGCCGATGATGGGGACTGGGTGCTGAGCGGCGATACCGTGCATAGCAATGGCCGGCGGGTGGGTATCGGTACCAGCGCCCCCAGCCGAGACCTGGATGTGGAAGGCAGCTTCCAGTTGAAGGACGGCACCCAGGGCGACAAGAAGATCCTGACCAGCGATGCCGATGGGAACGCGAGCTGGCAGGAGTTGAGTGGTGAAAGCTTGCTCGGTGCAGGGAACGTCCCGCCAGCCATCAGTGACGACCTGTCCTGCTTCGGCATTGCCGGCAGCCTGGGAATAGGTACATGGCCAGGGTCCGTAGCGGTCGCCGGTGATCACGCCTATGTGGTGGACTTTGCTTCCGGTGGTCTGCAGGTGATCGATATCAGCAGCCCCGATAGCCCGGTGCTCAGTGGCAGCCTGGGGGTCGGTTCGCTCCCGGTATCCGTAGCTGTCTCCGGCAACTACGCCTATGTGGTGGGCCAAGGCGCCGGTGATCTGAAGGTGATCGATATCAGCAGTCCTGCCAGCCCGGTGCTCAGTGGCAGCCTCGGGGTCGGGCCGGCTCCAGCATGTGTAGCCGTCTCAGGCAACTACGCCTATGTGGTGGGCCAAGGAACCTCCGATCTGAAGGTGATCGATATCAGTAGCCCTTCCAGCCCGGTGCTGACTGGCAGCCTCGGAGTGGGATCGGACCCGATCTTCGTTGCCGTCTCTGGAAATTACGCCTACGTAGTGGACATTGGTTCCGATGACCTGAAAGTGATCGACGTCAGCAGCCCGACTGATCCGGTGCTCACTGGCAGCCTCGGGATCGGAACGTTCCCAGTATCCGTATCGGTTTCCGGCAATTACGCCTATGTGATCGATTCTGGTACCGACGATCTGAAGGTGATCGACGTCAGCAGTCCTGCAAGCCCAGCTCTCATTGGGAGCATTGGCATAGGAACAGAACCATTTTCCTTGGTCGTTTCCAGCAGCTATGCCTATGTGGTGGACCGTGATGCCGATGATCTGAAGGTGATCGACATCAGCAGCCCTACAAGCCCCGTGCTCAGTAGTAGCTTATTGATCGGACCGGACCCACGATCCGTGGCTGTCTTGGGTAACCATGCCTACGTGGTGGATCAGGGTTCCGACGACCTGAAGGTGATCGAACTGTCCTGCCCCAGCGCACAGCAACAATTGGCCTATGATCCGGTGACCGGTGCGTTCGTGGCGGTGGAAGGCTGGCAGGTGAGTGCGGATACCTTACATAATGGTGCCAAGCGCGTGGGTATCGGCACGGCTTCTCCGGACACCACGCTGCATGTGGCGGGTAAACTGAAGTATCAGGACGGTTCCCAGGCCGACAAGAGGATCCTGACCAGCGATGCCGATGGGAACGCGAGCTGGCAGGAGTTGAGCGCGGCGGGCTTGCTCGGTGCAGGGAACGTCCCAGCTGCCTTCAGTGACGACCTGTCCTGCCTGGGCATTGCTGGCAGCGTGGGGGTCGGACCGGTTCCGACTTCCATGACCGTTTCCGGTAGCTATGCCTATGTGGTGGACATTACTACCGACGATCTTAAGGTCATAGACATCAGCAACCCTGCTAGTCCGGCGCTCAGTGGCAGCCTTGGGATAGGATCGAACCCAAGATCCATAGCGGTCTCTGGTAATTATGTGTATATAGTGGATATTGTTTCCCATGATCTCAAGGTGATCGACATAAGTAACCCAGCAAGTCCGGTGCTCAGTGGCAGCCTGGTGGTCGGAACGTCCCCAAGATCCGTGACCGTCTCAGGTAACTACGCCTATATCGTGGACTATTCTTCCGATGATCTGAAAGTGATCGACATCAGTAACCCTGTGAGTCCGGTCCTCAGTGGCAGTGTGGGGATCGGGCCGAACCCAATATCCGTGACCATCTCTG
Protein-coding sequences here:
- a CDS encoding rhodanese domain-containing protein; translated protein: MDGPDTHHLRNLLAPELLRKRLESETAPRTTLSFYRYVRLREVEALRHHLYMEWERLGVLGRIYLAPEGINAQVSVPSHRLQDFRKALDVRPEFAGVPWKIAVEDDGKSFLKLAIKVKKKIVADGLADDDFDVTNVGAHLDAATFNRKMAEGAVVIDMRNNYECAIGHFEGAYLPKADNFRGAIDEVVDMLRSREPQASDQGTRTVDPPGRHAVEHEVLLYCTGGIRCEKASAYLKHQGFTRVGQLHGGIIDYARQIKAQGLPSKYKGQNFVFDERLAERITNEVVGRCMQCGQPSDRIANCMEASCNVMLVQCEACATKYHDCCSPSCREIHDLPQAVQREWRKGRVTRSTWQKAIGDGVAWQAHIQQEETRLCTEGTLHPELTKLISEHLYGREFSRPHQ
- the hppD gene encoding 4-hydroxyphenylpyruvate dioxygenase, with protein sequence MASGLKDVDYGLEKIMKDAEDFLPLWGTDYVELYVGNAKQSAHYYKTAWGFQSLAYAGLETGVKDRTSYVLVQDKIRLVLTTPMTPDSPINEHLRKHGDGVKVIALWVPDARKAWEETTKRGAKSFMEPVREEDEHGYVVKSGIHTYGETVHIFVERNEYKGPFMPGYKAWKSHYNPTPVGLKFIDHMVGNVGWGEMNTWVDFYARVMGFAQLVSFDDKDISTEYTALMSKVMSNGNGRIKFPINEPAEGKKKSQIEEYIDFYHGAGVQHIAVATNNIIETVSALKDRGVEFLYVPPSYYDTVMDRVGEIDEDLAVLKQHGVLVDRDDEGYLLRLFTKPVLDRPTMFFEIIQRKGAKSFGKGNFKALFEAIEREQENRGTL
- a CDS encoding homogentisate 1,2-dioxygenase; amino-acid sequence: MPIYHSLGKIPHKRHTVFKNGKDRYFYEQLFGTIGFDGMSTLSYHVHRPTMVKELRKPKDVTPKIAIEKNMRSLRLHGFKTKPEKDHLAARKTMLVNSDCAIVLAAPQAKSVDYFYKNADCDEMIFVHKGSGTLRTFLGNIDFKYGDYLMIPRGMIYTMEFTDSDNRLFIVESHRPMYTPKRYRNYFGQLLEHSPFCERDIRRPKKLETHDEKGDFVIKVKKQNMLHELVYASHPFDVVGWDGYNYPYAFSIHDFEPITGRVHQPPPVHQTFETDAFVVCSFCPRLYDYHPQAIPAPYNHSNIDSDEVLYYVDGDFMSRNDIGPGHISLHPAGIPHGPHPGAMERSIGKKVTDELAVMVDTFKPLMVTEECLKIDDGKYWNSWVE
- a CDS encoding toxin-antitoxin system YwqK family antitoxin, with the translated sequence MRSPLLRTLTLVAQCALPVMAFAGDGVMFHQTQEDTLNRVDAEGRKQGHWRITAPIPSKPGYADGALIEEGRYTSNKRTGTWHRYWPSGKLMSEITYDMGRPRGEYKVWYENGQLEEEGNWDLDRNTGNFRRWHPNGEPQQDFVFNDYGVRDGVQKYYHENGQLAVEVNINEGKEDGTLKRYYANGDLHQTATFNNGVVNAGNNKFLRPVSKPATDLPKEEPTKAAPAVSASEAVNPADRFNENGFNTLYDQHKRITQVGEFRNGQLWNGKRYRYAKSGELQRIEVYEGGRYIGDTPLTAEDKQ
- a CDS encoding NAD-dependent epimerase/dehydratase family protein — translated: MKKILVIGSSGQIGTELVEGLRARFGTDNVVASDIKEPQVSPSRDGGAKQAGPFAMVDAMDRRGIERVIDKHGITEVYLLAALLSATAEKDPAFAWKLNMESLFIVLELAREGKIKKVYWPSSIAVFGPTTPKDATPQHTIAEPSTVYGISKQAGEQWCAYYHRRYGVDVRSIRYPGLIGWKSAPGGGTTDYAVHIFHEAIKTGAYTSFLGPETTLPMMYMPDAIRATIDLMEAPPEKVKIRSGYNLAGFSFSPKQIAEEVARHIPGFKMSYAPDHRQAIADSWPRSIDDSAARADWGWKPQFDLRAMVDEMMEHLKPMLRVDASTSA